One window from the genome of Candidatus Chlorohelix allophototropha encodes:
- a CDS encoding SDR family NAD(P)-dependent oxidoreductase: protein MSDSGFDLSGKVAVVTGASRGIGEAIAVRLAKAGADLVIASRKTEGLDETAATIEALGRKALIVPTNTSNKDQVYALINKSIETFGGIDILVNNAATNPHYGPLLESEDSHWEKTIQVNLQGYFWAIKASVPSMQKRGGGKIINVASIAGLHSLAWQGLYGITKAGVIHMTMTLGNELGASNIQVNAIAPGFIKTKMSSVLWQNEGLANKMIAQTPAGRIGDTEDIAGVALFLASSASNYITGQTLVADGGITNVYTS from the coding sequence GAGAAGCAATTGCGGTGAGATTGGCAAAAGCCGGAGCAGACTTAGTAATTGCCTCACGTAAAACAGAAGGGTTAGATGAAACTGCCGCCACTATCGAGGCATTAGGCCGAAAGGCGCTGATTGTTCCCACTAACACCAGCAATAAAGATCAGGTATATGCGCTAATAAACAAGTCTATAGAAACCTTTGGCGGTATAGATATTTTAGTAAACAACGCCGCCACTAACCCACATTATGGTCCCTTGCTCGAAAGCGAAGACAGCCATTGGGAAAAAACTATTCAGGTCAATTTGCAGGGCTATTTCTGGGCAATTAAAGCCTCCGTGCCTTCAATGCAAAAGCGTGGCGGTGGCAAAATAATTAATGTAGCTTCTATCGCCGGTCTGCATTCGCTCGCATGGCAAGGTCTGTATGGCATTACTAAAGCCGGAGTTATTCATATGACTATGACACTTGGCAATGAATTGGGTGCTTCAAATATACAGGTAAATGCAATTGCGCCCGGCTTTATCAAGACTAAGATGAGTAGTGTACTTTGGCAAAATGAAGGACTAGCCAACAAAATGATTGCTCAAACCCCTGCCGGACGTATCGGCGACACCGAAGACATAGCAGGAGTAGCCTTATTTCTGGCATCTTCCGCTTCTAATTATATTACCGGGCAAACGCTTGTTGCGGATGGCGGTATTACAAATGTCTATACCTCTTAA
- the groL gene encoding chaperonin GroEL (60 kDa chaperone family; promotes refolding of misfolded polypeptides especially under stressful conditions; forms two stacked rings of heptamers to form a barrel-shaped 14mer; ends can be capped by GroES; misfolded proteins enter the barrel where they are refolded when GroES binds) — MAKQLQNADEARQSLKRGVDILANAVKTTLGPKGRNVALDKKFGAPTVTHDGVTVAKEIELKDPFENMGAQLLKEAATKTNDVAGDGTTTATVLAQAIVHEGLRNVAAGANPMQLKKGIDLGTNAIVEKLKSYSREVSTREQVAQVATISAADAEIGDLIADVMEKVGKDGVITVEESRGREYEKEYTEGMQIDRGYISAYFVSNSERMEAVLDDPLILITDKKISAISEVLPILEKALSMTKNFLIIAEDVDGEALATLVVNKLRGTLNVLAVKAPGFGDRRKEMLRDIAILTGGQVISEELGRKLDSASLQDLGKARRVVSTKDDTTIIEGHGDEKDIKARVDQIKAQIETTTSDFDREKLQERLAKLAGGVAVIRVGASTETELKEKKHRVEDALSATRAAVEEGFVPGGGVALINSISALEDVVATGDVLTGVNILRRALTEPLRQIAVNAGQDGSVVLQTVQRLSAEQKNPHLGYDVISGEYVDLIEKGIIEAVKVTRSALENAASIAGMILTTEALITDLPEEKSAAPAMPGGGMDY, encoded by the coding sequence ATGGCGAAACAGCTGCAAAATGCAGATGAGGCGCGCCAATCGCTTAAACGCGGTGTGGACATTCTGGCGAATGCGGTAAAGACTACCCTTGGTCCTAAGGGTCGTAACGTAGCCTTGGACAAAAAGTTCGGTGCCCCTACCGTCACCCATGATGGTGTAACTGTTGCTAAAGAAATCGAACTCAAAGATCCTTTTGAAAATATGGGCGCGCAACTTCTTAAGGAAGCCGCTACCAAAACCAATGATGTTGCCGGTGACGGAACTACCACTGCAACCGTGTTGGCTCAAGCCATTGTGCATGAAGGTCTGCGCAACGTGGCTGCCGGTGCAAACCCGATGCAGCTTAAAAAAGGTATCGACCTTGGTACCAATGCAATTGTAGAAAAACTTAAAAGCTATAGCCGCGAAGTAAGCACCCGCGAGCAAGTAGCTCAGGTTGCAACTATTTCTGCTGCCGATGCCGAAATTGGCGACTTGATTGCTGATGTTATGGAGAAGGTCGGCAAGGACGGGGTTATCACCGTTGAAGAGAGTCGCGGTCGTGAATACGAAAAAGAATATACCGAAGGTATGCAAATTGACCGTGGTTATATCAGCGCTTACTTCGTTTCTAACTCAGAGCGAATGGAAGCCGTACTGGATGACCCGTTAATTCTAATCACCGATAAGAAGATTTCCGCTATTTCCGAAGTGCTGCCCATCCTTGAAAAGGCTTTGAGCATGACCAAGAATTTCTTGATTATTGCTGAGGATGTTGACGGTGAGGCGCTGGCGACTTTAGTGGTGAACAAACTGCGCGGTACTTTGAACGTACTGGCGGTTAAAGCTCCCGGTTTCGGCGATCGCCGCAAAGAAATGTTGCGCGATATTGCTATACTGACCGGTGGACAGGTTATCAGCGAAGAATTGGGTCGCAAACTTGACTCCGCTAGCCTCCAGGATTTAGGCAAAGCCCGTCGTGTAGTGTCAACCAAAGATGATACCACTATCATTGAAGGTCATGGCGACGAGAAAGATATCAAAGCTCGCGTAGATCAAATTAAGGCGCAGATTGAAACCACCACCAGCGACTTCGATCGTGAGAAGTTGCAGGAGCGGTTGGCTAAATTGGCGGGTGGCGTTGCTGTAATCCGTGTAGGTGCCAGCACCGAAACCGAACTGAAAGAGAAGAAGCACCGCGTTGAGGATGCCTTGAGCGCAACCCGTGCTGCGGTTGAAGAAGGTTTTGTGCCCGGTGGTGGTGTAGCTCTGATCAACTCTATCAGCGCCCTTGAGGACGTGGTAGCAACTGGCGATGTATTGACCGGTGTGAACATTCTACGCCGCGCTCTAACTGAGCCACTGCGCCAGATCGCCGTAAACGCTGGTCAGGATGGTTCGGTAGTTCTTCAGACCGTACAGCGCCTTTCTGCCGAGCAGAAGAACCCTCACCTCGGCTACGATGTGATTAGCGGTGAATATGTGGACTTGATTGAAAAAGGTATTATCGAGGCTGTAAAGGTAACTCGCAGCGCTCTTGAGAATGCCGCTTCAATTGCCGGTATGATACTCACCACTGAAGCTCTTATCACTGATCTGCCGGAAGAAAAATCGGCTGCTCCCGCGATGCCGGGCGGTGGTATGGATTACTAA
- the groES gene encoding co-chaperone GroES — MAVTLKPLGDRVVIEPTPKEEVTKSGIVLPDTAKEKPQEGTIVAVGAGRLNDKGERVALDVKTGDKVLYAKYAGTEFKHEGKEYLILGEKDILAIIVA, encoded by the coding sequence ATGGCAGTCACTCTCAAACCGTTGGGCGACCGTGTTGTGATCGAACCAACTCCTAAAGAAGAAGTGACCAAGAGTGGTATCGTTCTACCTGATACCGCCAAAGAAAAACCCCAAGAAGGCACAATAGTTGCAGTTGGTGCTGGTCGTTTGAACGATAAGGGTGAGCGGGTAGCTTTGGACGTTAAGACTGGCGATAAGGTGCTATATGCCAAGTATGCCGGTACCGAGTTCAAGCATGAAGGTAAGGAATATCTGATTCTCGGTGAGAAAGATATCCTCGCAATAATCGTAGCATAA
- a CDS encoding decaprenyl-phosphate phosphoribosyltransferase, giving the protein MSTIKYLILAMRPKQWPKNAIVFAGVVFDNHLFQYSFLLKAFVAFILFCSISSAVYLLNDLVDIEKDRQHPKKRYRPLPSGKLKPRVAFLAMILLVAITIPISLLLSWKFGAIISTYFIIQIAYSFYLKNIVIIDVFTISSGFVLRAVGGAFVIEVNVSVWLLVCTMLLSLFLGLSKRRHELVLLADGATDHRRILKEYTSELVQEMISVVTSSVVIAYSLYTITAPNLPKNNLMPLTIPFVLYAIFRYLYLVYRRDEGGSPEETLLKDYPLLIDIFLWGITSIVILYVFK; this is encoded by the coding sequence TTGTCTACCATAAAATACCTGATTCTAGCTATGAGACCCAAACAATGGCCCAAGAACGCGATTGTTTTTGCTGGTGTTGTGTTCGATAACCATTTGTTTCAATACAGTTTTCTATTAAAAGCCTTTGTTGCCTTTATTCTTTTCTGCTCCATAAGCAGCGCAGTTTATTTGCTAAACGATCTGGTGGATATTGAGAAAGATCGGCAGCATCCCAAGAAACGTTATCGCCCGTTGCCTTCTGGCAAATTAAAACCACGAGTAGCATTTCTAGCAATGATATTGCTGGTAGCTATTACCATTCCCATCAGTCTTCTGCTTTCGTGGAAATTCGGGGCAATTATCAGCACGTACTTCATTATCCAGATTGCCTATAGCTTCTACCTGAAAAATATAGTGATTATAGATGTATTTACCATTTCCTCTGGCTTTGTGCTACGAGCAGTAGGGGGCGCATTTGTAATTGAGGTAAATGTGTCGGTGTGGTTGTTGGTTTGTACTATGCTGCTATCGCTCTTTTTGGGGCTGTCAAAACGGCGACATGAACTGGTATTACTGGCAGATGGAGCAACCGACCATCGCCGTATTCTGAAAGAGTACACTTCGGAGTTAGTACAGGAAATGATTTCGGTGGTAACAAGCTCAGTGGTAATCGCCTACTCGCTCTATACGATAACCGCACCTAACCTGCCCAAAAATAATTTGATGCCCCTCACCATTCCCTTTGTACTTTACGCCATTTTCCGCTACCTTTATCTAGTGTACCGAAGAGATGAAGGGGGCAGCCCTGAAGAAACGCTATTGAAGGATTATCCGCTACTTATTGATATTTTCCTGTGGGGTATTACTTCAATCGTAATTCTGTATGTTTTCAAATAA
- a CDS encoding cytoplasmic protein, with protein MKSEQAIEFSFNNRKQLEESDRAACYHCCKVFDPSEIQVWFDGGVTAICPYCGIDAVLGSKAGFQFTDKVLGELRKKWF; from the coding sequence ATGAAATCTGAACAAGCTATTGAATTTTCGTTTAATAACCGCAAACAATTAGAAGAAAGCGACCGGGCAGCCTGTTACCATTGCTGCAAAGTTTTTGACCCCTCTGAAATTCAGGTCTGGTTTGATGGAGGCGTTACCGCGATCTGCCCTTATTGCGGGATAGACGCGGTGCTTGGCTCGAAAGCGGGCTTCCAATTCACCGATAAGGTTTTAGGTGAGCTTCGGAAGAAGTGGTTTTGA
- a CDS encoding metal ABC transporter ATP-binding protein codes for MSDKLPKNLSNFPDLRSISLGEECGPECHEEGHNPLLELKDLSVSYGQNTVLSEVSFKLGSGQLVGIIGPNGAGKSTLIKSILGLTPYRGRVLVNGLPAKQARLKLAYVPQKEEVRWDYPVTVEDVVMMGRYRRIGWVRGPRKDDHVVVEEALESVDMLPLKHRQISQLSGGQQQRVFVARALAQQGEIILLDEPLTGVDTTSQEVIINIIKHQRKHGKLILMATHDLNAAARECDNIACINRGLIALGTSRQVFTPEILARTYGGRAVSLQGESSTFILD; via the coding sequence ATGTCAGATAAATTGCCTAAAAACTTATCAAATTTTCCCGATCTGCGCAGCATTTCGCTCGGTGAGGAGTGCGGACCCGAATGCCACGAAGAGGGACATAATCCCTTGCTTGAGCTTAAGGATTTGTCGGTATCCTATGGGCAAAACACCGTTCTTTCGGAGGTTAGTTTCAAGCTCGGCAGCGGACAATTGGTAGGCATAATCGGACCTAACGGGGCTGGCAAAAGCACCCTGATTAAAAGCATACTGGGTTTAACTCCCTATCGCGGACGGGTACTGGTTAATGGTCTTCCGGCAAAACAGGCGCGTTTGAAACTGGCTTACGTACCTCAGAAAGAGGAAGTACGCTGGGATTATCCGGTTACTGTGGAAGATGTAGTTATGATGGGGCGTTATCGTCGTATCGGCTGGGTGCGTGGTCCGAGAAAAGATGACCACGTAGTGGTTGAGGAAGCGTTGGAGTCGGTGGATATGTTGCCACTGAAGCATCGCCAAATCAGCCAACTATCCGGTGGACAGCAACAGCGCGTATTTGTGGCGCGGGCGCTGGCACAGCAGGGCGAGATTATTTTGCTGGATGAACCGCTAACCGGAGTCGATACCACCAGTCAGGAAGTGATTATTAATATAATCAAGCACCAACGTAAGCATGGAAAACTCATTCTGATGGCAACCCACGATTTAAATGCGGCTGCCCGCGAATGTGACAATATTGCCTGTATCAATCGTGGGTTGATTGCGCTTGGCACCTCGCGGCAGGTTTTTACACCCGAAATCTTGGCTCGTACCTATGGTGGGCGGGCTGTTTCTTTGCAAGGCGAATCTTCGACCTTTATCCTCGACTAA
- a CDS encoding GNAT family N-acetyltransferase, which produces MFQEYHNGEYIISTDPAKQDAVAIQAYLSRSYWAEGIPLEIVEKSLLNSLCFGLFHNKLQVGLARVITDRATYAYLGDVYVLEEHRGKGLSKWLLECVVSHPDLQGLRRFSLATRDAHSLYQRYGFTPLKVPDRMMEITRPDIYKQNSNI; this is translated from the coding sequence ATGTTTCAAGAATATCATAACGGTGAATATATTATCAGTACCGACCCGGCAAAACAGGATGCCGTAGCAATACAAGCTTATCTGAGTCGTTCCTACTGGGCGGAGGGAATACCGCTGGAAATAGTGGAAAAATCGTTGCTCAACTCGCTATGTTTCGGACTGTTCCATAATAAACTTCAGGTTGGATTAGCCCGAGTAATCACCGACCGTGCTACCTATGCTTATCTCGGCGATGTATATGTATTGGAAGAGCATCGCGGTAAGGGTCTTAGCAAATGGTTGCTGGAATGTGTGGTTTCTCACCCGGATTTGCAAGGTTTGCGCCGTTTTTCGTTGGCAACCCGTGATGCTCATAGCCTTTACCAACGCTATGGTTTTACGCCGTTAAAAGTGCCTGATCGAATGATGGAAATTACCCGACCCGATATATACAAGCAAAATTCAAATATTTAA
- a CDS encoding GNAT family N-acetyltransferase, translating to MDTLQESELSLSLPGDLVLRRANPADLENLLDLQRNVLGKDSYEEIKYLLALPYPNFSISDFLVVNDLQNTIVSALCLMETQRHFGDTVLKVGMPEFVSTHPDYRNRGLIRAMFSVIESWMQARGYAFGIIGGIGYFYRLFGYEYAVDMHCIGNLKVETHLGKIPVQDGIEVRSLVEADAPAIFRLQQARNRGIDIYNELSEETWRWRARTYNLISNGIEDWVALKNGQVLGIASLSGKLPKLRMWNFYGTEEAAAALIARALEMPGLDALKLDQDPETTQGRWMLELSPLLQNNYGWYIKVIDPLRGFTELKGEFEKRISASSFAELTRDLELGFYRFGICLKFESGKIIQINTLPSAGELKISIPPDLLPKLFFGYRDLNQLAGIYPDLYAQGDNWELLRTLFPRLRSNMRFIL from the coding sequence ATGGATACTTTACAGGAGAGCGAATTATCGCTTAGTTTGCCCGGAGATTTGGTTTTGCGTCGGGCGAATCCGGCAGACCTCGAAAACTTGCTTGATTTGCAACGTAACGTGTTAGGCAAAGATTCGTATGAAGAAATCAAATATTTGCTGGCTTTACCCTATCCCAATTTTTCGATAAGTGATTTTCTGGTTGTCAACGATTTGCAGAATACTATTGTTTCTGCTCTATGTTTGATGGAAACACAAAGACACTTTGGCGACACGGTTTTAAAGGTAGGGATGCCCGAATTTGTAAGTACCCATCCAGATTACCGAAACCGTGGGCTTATACGTGCTATGTTTTCAGTAATCGAAAGCTGGATGCAGGCGCGAGGGTATGCCTTTGGTATAATCGGTGGGATTGGCTATTTTTACCGACTTTTTGGTTATGAATATGCTGTGGATATGCATTGTATTGGAAATCTAAAAGTCGAAACGCATTTGGGTAAAATTCCGGTACAAGACGGAATTGAGGTACGCTCGCTGGTTGAGGCTGATGCTCCGGCTATCTTTCGTTTGCAGCAAGCACGCAACCGGGGGATTGATATTTATAACGAGTTAAGTGAGGAGACTTGGCGATGGCGCGCCCGTACCTATAACCTAATAAGCAATGGAATTGAAGATTGGGTTGCGTTAAAGAATGGTCAGGTACTTGGTATAGCCTCGCTTAGCGGTAAGCTCCCCAAATTGAGGATGTGGAACTTTTACGGAACCGAAGAAGCTGCCGCAGCACTGATTGCGCGCGCTCTTGAAATGCCCGGTTTGGATGCTTTGAAGTTAGACCAAGACCCTGAAACCACACAGGGGCGTTGGATGCTAGAACTTAGCCCGCTACTTCAGAACAACTATGGTTGGTATATCAAAGTGATTGACCCACTACGAGGCTTTACCGAGCTAAAAGGTGAATTTGAGAAACGAATTTCCGCTTCATCTTTTGCCGAATTAACCCGCGACCTTGAGCTTGGTTTTTATAGATTCGGCATTTGCCTAAAATTTGAATCCGGCAAGATCATACAGATAAATACCCTTCCAAGCGCAGGTGAGTTAAAAATCAGTATCCCGCCCGATCTTCTACCAAAACTGTTCTTTGGCTATCGCGATTTGAACCAGCTTGCAGGGATTTATCCTGACCTATATGCTCAAGGGGATAACTGGGAATTATTGCGCACTCTTTTCCCACGTCTGCGTTCAAATATGCGCTTTATACTTTGA
- the gcvPB gene encoding aminomethyl-transferring glycine dehydrogenase subunit GcvPB, whose amino-acid sequence MTAALEPLIYEISTPGRKAYSLPELDVPTTTLPDNSFLRDPDKIGLPEVAELDMVRHFTHLSRFNYSIDGGFYPLGSCTMKYNPKLNEDIARLPGFFDVHPLQSEDTVQGALQVQYDLQKALAEVSGFDAVSLQPAAGAQGELVGVLCIRAYHLARGDKARTKILVPDAAHGTNPATAAICGYQVITIKSDSRGNVDLAHLRQMVGPDTAGLMLTNPNTLGLFDENLLEVCEIVHQAGGLMYGDGANFNAIMGIARPGDIGFDVMHINLHKTFSTPHGGGGPGSGPVCVKTHLAAYLPGPVVEKELGENGDARYYFKHLPESIGKVRSFWGNFGMHVRALTYIRVHGAIGLRQVSENAVLNANYLMHKLKGAYDLPYDRTCMHEFVLSGRRQKAKGVKTLDIAKRLLDYGYHAPTIYFPLIVEESIMIEPTETESKTTLDQFAVDMLKIAQEVDDSPDLVKNAPYNTPVLRLDETTAARKPVVRFRCFG is encoded by the coding sequence ATGACCGCTGCCCTTGAGCCTCTAATCTACGAAATCAGCACACCCGGACGCAAAGCCTATTCGCTGCCCGAACTGGATGTACCCACCACCACTTTACCAGATAATTCATTTCTGCGTGATCCAGATAAAATCGGTTTGCCCGAAGTAGCCGAACTAGATATGGTGCGTCATTTTACCCATCTATCCCGCTTTAATTATTCCATAGATGGGGGCTTCTATCCTTTGGGTAGCTGTACCATGAAGTACAACCCCAAATTAAACGAGGATATAGCGCGTTTGCCCGGATTTTTTGATGTTCACCCCCTACAGAGCGAAGATACGGTACAGGGCGCACTTCAGGTACAATACGATTTGCAGAAAGCGCTGGCTGAGGTTTCTGGGTTTGATGCGGTTTCCCTGCAACCTGCCGCAGGGGCGCAAGGCGAGTTGGTTGGAGTGCTTTGTATCCGCGCTTACCATCTGGCACGTGGCGATAAAGCCCGTACCAAGATTCTGGTTCCAGATGCAGCACACGGTACTAACCCCGCAACCGCTGCCATATGCGGGTATCAGGTTATAACTATTAAATCGGATAGTCGGGGAAATGTAGATTTAGCGCATTTACGGCAAATGGTCGGTCCTGATACAGCCGGGTTAATGCTCACCAATCCAAACACACTAGGGCTATTTGACGAAAATTTGCTGGAAGTCTGCGAAATAGTGCACCAAGCAGGCGGTTTGATGTATGGAGATGGCGCAAACTTCAATGCAATAATGGGCATTGCCAGACCGGGTGACATCGGTTTTGATGTTATGCACATTAACCTTCACAAAACCTTTAGCACTCCCCATGGTGGTGGTGGTCCCGGTAGCGGACCTGTTTGTGTGAAAACCCATCTTGCCGCTTACTTGCCCGGTCCGGTCGTGGAAAAAGAACTTGGCGAAAATGGTGATGCTCGCTATTATTTCAAGCATCTGCCTGAATCTATCGGTAAAGTTCGCTCTTTCTGGGGTAACTTCGGGATGCACGTGCGCGCCCTTACCTATATACGGGTACATGGAGCAATTGGACTGCGCCAAGTCAGCGAAAACGCAGTGCTGAATGCCAACTACTTGATGCACAAACTAAAAGGAGCGTATGATTTACCGTATGATCGCACCTGCATGCATGAATTTGTGTTGAGTGGGCGACGACAGAAGGCAAAAGGCGTTAAAACGCTGGATATAGCAAAGCGCCTGTTGGACTATGGCTATCATGCACCTACCATCTACTTCCCGCTAATTGTGGAAGAATCTATAATGATTGAGCCAACCGAAACCGAGAGCAAAACCACCCTCGATCAGTTTGCCGTCGATATGCTTAAAATCGCGCAGGAAGTGGATGACAGCCCGGATTTGGTTAAGAATGCCCCCTATAATACGCCGGTGCTGCGCTTGGATGAAACTACCGCCGCCCGCAAACCGGTAGTGCGCTTCCGCTGCTTCGGCTAG
- a CDS encoding class I SAM-dependent methyltransferase: MSQEILQEQIEYYRKRAEEYDEWFYRKGRYDRGAELNQLWFDEAKQVRQELLQNPPVETALELACGTGIWTQELVKVARNITALDASPEVIEINRTKLNSPAITYEQVDLFEWEPQRQYELVFFSFWLSHVPPELLSAFLNKIYRATKPGGHCFLIDSRLEPTSTAKDAPLREDETIYRTRKLNDGSSFKVVKIFYEQAELSESLSAVGFVPDIKVTPHYFIYGSATKPS; the protein is encoded by the coding sequence ATGTCGCAAGAAATATTGCAGGAACAAATTGAATATTACCGCAAACGTGCCGAGGAATATGACGAGTGGTTCTATCGAAAAGGGCGCTACGACCGTGGCGCTGAGTTAAATCAACTCTGGTTTGACGAAGCAAAACAGGTAAGACAAGAATTGCTGCAAAACCCGCCCGTTGAAACCGCCCTTGAGTTGGCTTGCGGAACAGGAATCTGGACGCAAGAGCTTGTAAAGGTAGCACGCAACATCACCGCGTTGGATGCTTCGCCCGAAGTGATAGAAATAAACAGAACGAAATTAAACAGCCCGGCAATTACCTATGAACAGGTTGATCTTTTCGAGTGGGAACCACAACGACAATACGAACTGGTATTTTTCTCGTTCTGGCTATCCCATGTCCCACCGGAATTGCTTTCCGCTTTCCTGAACAAAATTTACCGCGCTACCAAACCGGGTGGGCATTGCTTTCTGATAGATTCTCGCTTAGAGCCAACCTCAACTGCAAAGGACGCGCCTCTCCGTGAGGATGAAACCATTTACCGCACTCGTAAATTGAATGATGGCAGTTCTTTCAAAGTAGTCAAGATTTTTTACGAGCAAGCTGAACTCAGCGAGAGCTTAAGCGCCGTCGGATTTGTGCCTGACATCAAAGTAACTCCCCATTACTTTATTTATGGTAGTGCAACCAAACCCTCTTAG
- a CDS encoding glycosyltransferase family 4 protein has protein sequence MIITTNGITREFVSWPERVYARALVKAGYEVSAYVYLGNQSWNKEKREVIDGVEVKRLRHRQWLSFDLIKCLLRDQRPDVVHLYHHSNQFNYLATLICRMRRIPVVLSPLGMLHDPYLVDDRDRPLETPPKYDEIITTLPQLFKSLLHRFKPKRAIKNYLWHAPILQAKKVVALSEHEREVLIKLGVKRERTEVIPIAQDQDWLEGIEPAPKSHDELRIFYLGQLKYRKGFDLLAKAIPAIIQQYPQARFIFAGHSPIHRDDLLSIVDETGMRGYIQLPTHLSEEEKAALFLSSDLYVLPTRYEGFGIPLLESMSAGCPVISTRIPVIDEIVTHGVNGLLFDYDNAASLASTINHALENPFLRHKLSENGKEAVKKYFTPQIMKQFEKLYSEVCTKPYKNATASGAEDPR, from the coding sequence TTGATTATCACCACAAACGGCATTACCAGAGAATTCGTAAGCTGGCCCGAACGGGTCTATGCGCGCGCGTTGGTAAAAGCCGGATATGAAGTTAGCGCCTATGTCTATCTAGGAAATCAGAGTTGGAATAAAGAGAAACGTGAAGTAATAGACGGAGTTGAAGTTAAACGCCTTCGACATCGCCAGTGGCTTTCATTTGATCTGATCAAGTGCCTGCTACGTGACCAGCGTCCAGATGTAGTGCATCTTTATCATCACAGTAATCAGTTCAACTATCTAGCTACCCTCATTTGCCGCATGCGCCGTATTCCGGTAGTGCTAAGTCCTTTGGGTATGCTCCACGACCCTTATTTAGTGGACGACCGCGATAGACCGCTGGAAACTCCTCCGAAATACGATGAGATAATTACAACCCTACCCCAGCTATTCAAGTCGTTGCTGCATCGTTTTAAGCCAAAGCGCGCCATTAAAAATTACCTGTGGCATGCGCCTATCCTTCAAGCGAAAAAAGTAGTGGCGCTATCCGAGCATGAGCGAGAGGTACTGATAAAACTGGGTGTCAAACGCGAGCGCACCGAAGTTATTCCAATTGCGCAAGATCAGGATTGGCTGGAAGGAATTGAGCCTGCTCCCAAATCGCATGATGAACTGCGAATATTCTATTTGGGACAGCTAAAATACCGCAAAGGCTTCGACTTGCTGGCAAAAGCCATTCCAGCAATTATTCAGCAATACCCACAGGCACGTTTCATCTTTGCCGGGCATAGTCCCATCCATCGAGACGACCTTCTGAGTATTGTGGATGAAACGGGTATGCGTGGTTACATCCAATTGCCCACTCACTTAAGCGAAGAAGAAAAAGCTGCCCTGTTCCTTAGCAGCGATTTATATGTACTGCCTACCCGTTATGAGGGATTCGGGATTCCCTTGCTTGAGTCTATGAGCGCAGGTTGTCCGGTAATCAGCACCCGTATTCCGGTAATTGATGAGATTGTAACTCATGGGGTAAACGGGCTATTATTCGATTATGACAACGCTGCCAGTCTTGCCAGTACGATTAATCATGCTCTGGAAAATCCTTTTCTGCGTCATAAATTGTCCGAGAATGGCAAGGAAGCGGTGAAGAAATATTTCACTCCTCAGATTATGAAGCAATTCGAAAAACTTTATAGTGAGGTTTGTACTAAACCCTACAAAAATGCCACAGCTTCAGGTGCAGAAGACCCTAGATGA